The following coding sequences are from one Streptomyces angustmyceticus window:
- a CDS encoding ABC transporter ATP-binding protein, which translates to MIGLAPPEHDPDAPQTLTTLPVGSPATVRGYVSGLIRRHRGAFTLLVAVNAAAVIASMAGPYLLGGVVEKLSAGARDLRLEHTIALFAVALALQTVFVRMVRLRGAMLGEQMLADLREDFLVRSVALPPGVLERAGTGDLLSRITTDIDRLSSAMREAVPQLSIGVVWVALLLGGLTVTAPPLALSALIALPLLIVGCRWYFRRAPSAYRSEAAGYAAVSAVLTESVDAGRTIEAHRLGARRIAQSERRIREWTQWERYTLFLRTVLFPVVDMTHVLLLGSVLLLGGAFVIQGWITPGQLTTGALLTQMMIEPVGMVLRWYDELQVAQVSIARLVGVREIEPETVDTGRFPDGRDVRADGVSFGYRPGVDVLRDVSLRVRPGTRLALVGPSGAGKSTLGRLLAGIYGPRAGSVTLGGAELSAMPAERIRERVALVNQEHHVFVGTLRDNLLLARGGADDTELWAALAAVDADAWARALDRELDTEVGSGGHTLTPAQAQQIALARLVLADPHTLVLDEATSLLDPRAARHLERSLSRVLDGRTVVAIAHRLHTAHDADLIAVVEEGRISELGSHDQLVAADGAYAALWRSWHG; encoded by the coding sequence ATGATCGGCCTGGCGCCACCGGAGCACGATCCGGATGCCCCGCAGACCCTCACCACCCTTCCCGTCGGCTCACCGGCCACGGTCCGCGGCTACGTCAGCGGGCTGATCCGCCGGCACCGCGGGGCGTTCACCCTGCTGGTCGCCGTGAACGCGGCCGCGGTGATCGCCTCCATGGCCGGCCCGTACCTGCTCGGCGGGGTCGTCGAGAAGCTGTCCGCGGGGGCCCGGGACCTTCGACTGGAGCACACCATCGCGCTGTTCGCCGTCGCGCTGGCCCTCCAGACGGTGTTCGTCCGGATGGTCCGGCTGCGCGGGGCGATGCTCGGTGAGCAGATGCTCGCGGATCTGCGCGAGGACTTCCTCGTACGGTCCGTGGCGCTGCCGCCGGGCGTCCTGGAGCGGGCCGGCACCGGCGACCTGCTGTCCCGCATCACCACCGACATCGACCGGCTCTCCAGCGCGATGCGCGAGGCCGTGCCGCAACTGTCCATCGGCGTGGTGTGGGTGGCGCTGCTGCTCGGCGGACTCACGGTGACCGCGCCGCCGCTCGCGCTGTCCGCCCTGATCGCGCTGCCACTGCTGATCGTCGGCTGCCGCTGGTACTTCCGGCGGGCGCCGAGCGCCTACCGCTCCGAGGCGGCCGGCTACGCCGCGGTGTCAGCGGTGCTCACCGAGTCCGTGGACGCGGGACGCACCATCGAGGCCCACCGGCTGGGCGCGCGCCGCATCGCCCAGTCCGAGCGACGAATCCGGGAATGGACCCAGTGGGAGCGCTACACGCTCTTCCTGCGCACGGTGCTCTTCCCCGTCGTCGACATGACCCATGTGCTGCTCCTGGGCTCGGTGCTGCTGCTCGGCGGGGCCTTCGTCATCCAGGGCTGGATCACCCCGGGCCAGCTGACGACGGGCGCGCTGCTGACGCAGATGATGATCGAGCCAGTCGGCATGGTGCTGCGCTGGTACGACGAACTGCAGGTGGCCCAGGTGTCCATCGCGCGGCTCGTCGGGGTCCGGGAGATCGAGCCGGAGACCGTGGACACCGGGCGGTTCCCGGACGGCCGGGACGTCCGTGCCGACGGGGTGAGCTTCGGCTACCGGCCCGGCGTCGATGTGCTCCGGGACGTCTCGCTGCGGGTCCGTCCGGGAACCCGGCTGGCGCTGGTCGGGCCGTCCGGCGCCGGCAAGTCGACGCTGGGCCGGCTCCTGGCGGGCATCTACGGGCCGCGGGCCGGCAGCGTCACCCTGGGCGGGGCCGAGCTCTCCGCGATGCCGGCCGAGCGGATCCGCGAGCGGGTGGCGCTGGTCAACCAGGAACACCATGTCTTCGTCGGCACGCTCCGCGACAACCTCCTGCTGGCCCGCGGCGGTGCGGACGACACCGAGCTGTGGGCGGCGCTCGCCGCGGTGGACGCCGACGCCTGGGCGCGGGCCCTGGACAGGGAACTGGACACCGAGGTGGGCTCCGGCGGCCACACCCTGACCCCCGCTCAGGCCCAGCAGATCGCACTGGCCCGACTGGTACTGGCCGACCCGCACACCCTGGTGCTCGACGAGGCAACGTCCCTCCTCGACCCACGGGCGGCCCGCCACCTGGAACGCTCACTGAGCCGAGTCCTGGACGGCCGCACGGTCGTGGCGATCGCCCACCGCCTCCACACCGCCCACGACGCCGACCTGATCGCCGTCGTCGAGGAGGGCCGCATCAGCGAACTGGGCAGCCACGACCAACTGGTCGCCGCCGACGGCGCGTATGCGGCGCTGTGGAGGTCTTGGCACGGGTGA
- a CDS encoding metal-dependent hydrolase has translation MMGPAHSLSGAAAWLGVGAAAAAAGHPMPWPVLVCGALICAGAALAPDLDHKSATISRAFGPLSRWLCEVVDAISHAVYKATKMRGDSNRNGGHRTLTHTWVWAVLVGAGMSVLAMQGGRWAVLGILFVHMVLAIEGLLWRAARVSSDVLVWLLGAASAWILAGVLDQPGNGASWLFSEPGQQYLWLGLPVVLGALVHDIGDALTVSGCPILWPIPIGRKRWYPVGPPKGMRFKAGSWVELRVLMPVFMVLGGVGGLSALGYI, from the coding sequence ATGATGGGACCGGCGCACTCGCTGTCCGGGGCCGCGGCCTGGCTGGGGGTGGGCGCGGCGGCCGCTGCCGCCGGACATCCGATGCCCTGGCCGGTGCTCGTCTGCGGAGCCCTGATCTGTGCCGGTGCGGCACTCGCCCCGGACCTCGACCACAAGTCCGCGACCATCTCGCGGGCCTTCGGACCGCTTTCGCGGTGGCTGTGCGAAGTGGTCGACGCCATCTCGCACGCCGTCTACAAGGCGACCAAGATGCGCGGCGACTCGAACCGCAACGGAGGCCACCGCACGCTCACCCACACCTGGGTCTGGGCCGTGCTGGTCGGCGCCGGGATGTCCGTGCTGGCGATGCAGGGCGGCCGTTGGGCGGTGCTCGGCATCCTCTTCGTCCATATGGTGCTCGCCATCGAGGGGCTGCTGTGGCGGGCGGCGCGGGTCTCCAGCGATGTGCTGGTGTGGCTGCTGGGCGCTGCCTCGGCCTGGATCCTGGCCGGCGTTCTCGACCAGCCGGGCAACGGCGCGAGCTGGCTGTTCAGTGAACCGGGGCAGCAGTACCTCTGGCTGGGGCTCCCGGTCGTTCTCGGAGCGCTCGTCCACGACATCGGTGATGCCCTGACCGTCTCGGGCTGCCCCATCCTGTGGCCCATTCCGATAGGCCGCAAGCGCTGGTACCCGGTCGGCCCGCCCAAGGGGATGCGCTTCAAGGCCGGCAGCTGGGTGGAGTTGAGGGTGCTGATGCCGGTCTTCATGGTGCTGGGCGGCGTCGGCGGCCTGAGCGCGCTCGGTTACATCTGA
- a CDS encoding DEAD/DEAH box helicase yields the protein MTLIDHLPNDADPDALFEAFSGWAEQQGIALYPAQEEALIEVVSGANVILSTPTGSGKSLVAAGAHFTALANDQVTFYTAPIKALVSEKFFDLCKLFGTENVGMLTGDASVNADAPVICCTAEVLASIALRDGKDADIGQVVMDEFHFYAEPDRGWAWQIPLLELPQAQFILMSATLGDMSRFEEDLTRRTGKPTSVVRSATRPVPLSYEYRTTALTETLTELLETRQSPVYIVHFTQAAAVERAQALMSINMCTRAEKDQIAELIGNFRFTTKFGRNLSRYVRHGIGVHHAGMLPKYRRLVEKLAQAGLLKVICGTDTLGVGVNVPIRTVLFTALTKYDGSRVRTLRAREFHQIAGRAGRAGFDTAGFVVAQAPEHVVENEKALAKAGDDPKKRRKVVRKKAPEGFVNWGENTFEKLIASDPEPLNSRFRVTHAMLLSVIARPGDAFVAMRKLLEDNHEPRRNQLRHIRRAIAIYRSLLDGGIVERLPEPDAEGRIVRLTVDLQQDFALNQPLSTFALAAFDLLDPESPSYALDMVSVVESTLDDPRQILAAQQNKARGEAVAQMKADGVEYEERMERLMDVEYPKPLEEVLFHAYGLYRKSHPWVGDHPLSPKSVIRDMYERAMTFTEFTSFYELARTEGIVLRYLASAYKALDHTVPDDLKSEDFEDIIAWLGEMVRQVDSSLLDEWEQLANPEVETAEQAAERADQVRPVTANARAFRVLVRNAMFRRVELAALDKVEELGEMDAESGWDADAWGEAMDAYWDEYDELGTGPDARGPKLLQIEEDAEHGLWKVRQTFADPNGDHDWGISAEVDLTASDEEGRAVVRVTDVGQL from the coding sequence GTGACCCTCATCGATCATCTCCCGAACGACGCCGATCCCGATGCCCTCTTCGAAGCCTTTTCGGGCTGGGCCGAGCAGCAGGGCATCGCGCTCTACCCTGCCCAGGAGGAGGCGCTGATCGAGGTGGTCTCCGGGGCGAACGTCATCCTGTCCACCCCGACCGGCTCGGGTAAGAGCCTGGTGGCGGCCGGCGCGCACTTCACCGCGCTCGCCAATGATCAGGTCACCTTCTACACCGCTCCCATCAAGGCGCTGGTCTCGGAGAAGTTCTTCGACCTGTGCAAGCTGTTCGGCACCGAGAACGTCGGCATGCTCACCGGTGACGCCTCGGTCAACGCCGACGCACCGGTCATCTGCTGCACCGCCGAGGTCCTCGCCTCGATAGCGCTGCGGGACGGCAAGGACGCCGACATCGGCCAGGTCGTGATGGACGAGTTCCATTTCTATGCCGAGCCGGACCGCGGCTGGGCCTGGCAGATTCCGCTGCTGGAGCTTCCGCAGGCGCAGTTCATCCTGATGTCGGCGACGCTCGGCGACATGTCGCGCTTCGAGGAGGATCTGACCCGGCGCACGGGGAAGCCGACGTCGGTGGTGCGCTCGGCGACGCGGCCGGTGCCGCTGTCGTACGAGTACCGCACCACGGCGCTGACGGAGACCCTCACGGAGCTGCTGGAGACCCGCCAGTCCCCCGTGTACATCGTGCACTTCACCCAGGCCGCCGCCGTGGAACGGGCGCAGGCGCTGATGAGCATCAACATGTGTACGCGTGCCGAGAAAGACCAGATCGCGGAGCTGATCGGGAACTTCCGGTTCACCACGAAGTTCGGCCGCAACCTGTCGCGCTATGTCCGTCACGGCATCGGCGTGCACCACGCCGGCATGCTGCCGAAGTACCGCAGGCTCGTCGAGAAGCTGGCGCAGGCGGGGCTGCTGAAGGTCATCTGCGGCACGGACACCCTGGGTGTGGGCGTCAATGTGCCCATCCGCACGGTGCTGTTCACCGCGCTGACGAAGTACGACGGGTCGCGGGTGCGGACCCTTCGGGCGCGGGAGTTCCATCAGATCGCGGGCCGCGCCGGCCGGGCCGGGTTCGACACCGCGGGCTTCGTGGTCGCGCAGGCTCCCGAGCATGTCGTGGAGAACGAGAAGGCGCTCGCCAAGGCCGGCGACGACCCGAAGAAGCGCCGCAAGGTGGTGCGCAAGAAGGCGCCGGAGGGCTTCGTCAACTGGGGTGAGAACACCTTCGAGAAGCTGATCGCTTCCGATCCGGAGCCGTTGAACTCCCGCTTCCGGGTGACCCACGCGATGCTGCTGTCGGTGATCGCCCGGCCGGGCGATGCGTTCGTGGCGATGCGCAAGCTGCTCGAGGACAACCATGAGCCGCGCAGGAACCAGCTGCGGCACATCCGGCGGGCCATCGCGATCTACCGGTCGCTGCTGGACGGCGGGATCGTGGAGCGGCTGCCGGAGCCGGACGCGGAGGGCCGGATCGTCCGGCTGACCGTGGATCTGCAGCAGGACTTCGCGCTCAACCAGCCGCTGTCGACCTTCGCCCTGGCCGCGTTCGACCTGCTCGACCCGGAGTCGCCGTCCTACGCGCTCGACATGGTCTCGGTCGTGGAGTCCACGCTGGACGATCCCCGGCAGATCCTGGCGGCGCAGCAGAACAAGGCGCGGGGCGAGGCGGTCGCCCAGATGAAGGCCGACGGCGTCGAGTACGAAGAGCGCATGGAACGGCTCATGGACGTCGAGTACCCCAAGCCGCTGGAGGAAGTGCTCTTCCACGCCTACGGCCTGTACCGCAAGAGCCACCCGTGGGTCGGCGACCACCCGCTGTCGCCGAAGTCGGTCATCCGCGACATGTACGAACGCGCCATGACCTTCACGGAGTTCACGTCCTTCTACGAGCTGGCGCGCACCGAGGGGATCGTGCTGCGGTACCTCGCGAGTGCGTACAAGGCGCTGGACCACACCGTGCCGGACGATCTGAAGTCCGAGGACTTCGAGGACATCATCGCCTGGCTGGGCGAGATGGTGCGGCAGGTCGACTCCAGTCTGCTGGACGAGTGGGAGCAGCTGGCCAATCCCGAGGTGGAGACGGCGGAGCAGGCCGCGGAGCGGGCCGATCAGGTCCGGCCGGTCACGGCCAACGCGCGGGCCTTCCGGGTGCTGGTGCGCAATGCGATGTTCCGGCGGGTGGAGCTGGCGGCGCTGGACAAGGTCGAGGAGCTCGGCGAGATGGACGCCGAGTCCGGCTGGGACGCGGATGCCTGGGGCGAGGCGATGGACGCCTACTGGGATGAATACGACGAGCTGGGCACCGGTCCGGACGCGCGCGGCCCGAAGCTGCTGCAGATTGAGGAAGACGCCGAGCACGGACTGTGGAAGGTGCGGCAGACTTTCGCCGACCCGAACGGTGATCACGACTGGGGCATCTCCGCGGAGGTGGACCTGACCGCCTCCGACGAGGAGGGGCGCGCGGTGGTGCGGGTCACGGATGTGGGTCAGTTGTGA
- a CDS encoding acyl-CoA thioesterase: MTNPAEKLVDLLDLEQIEVNIFRGRSPQESLQRVFGGQVAGQALVAAGRTTEGDRPVHSLHAYFLRPGRPGVPIVYQVERVRDGRSFTTRRVVAVQQGRTIFNLTASFHKPEPGFDHQLPLRRVVPDPEELPTVAEEVREALHDLPESLERMARRMPFEIRYADRLRWTPDEIEGAEPRSAVWMRAVGPLGDDPLVHTCALTYASDMTLLDAVRIPVEPLWGPRGFDMASLDHAMWFHRPFRADEWFLYDQESPIATGGRGLARGRIYDREGRLLVSVVQEGLFRKLGD; encoded by the coding sequence ATGACCAATCCCGCCGAAAAGCTGGTCGATCTGCTGGATCTGGAGCAGATCGAGGTGAACATCTTCCGGGGCCGCAGCCCGCAGGAATCGTTGCAGCGGGTCTTCGGCGGGCAGGTAGCCGGCCAGGCGCTGGTGGCTGCCGGGCGGACCACGGAGGGTGACCGCCCGGTCCACTCGCTCCATGCGTACTTTCTGCGGCCGGGCCGGCCCGGGGTGCCGATCGTGTACCAGGTCGAGCGGGTGCGCGACGGGCGGTCCTTCACCACCCGCCGGGTAGTCGCCGTCCAGCAGGGACGCACGATCTTCAATCTGACCGCCTCCTTTCACAAGCCGGAACCCGGCTTCGATCATCAGTTGCCGTTGCGTCGGGTGGTGCCCGACCCGGAGGAGCTGCCGACGGTTGCGGAAGAGGTCCGCGAGGCGCTGCACGACCTGCCCGAGTCGCTGGAGCGGATGGCGCGCAGGATGCCGTTCGAGATCCGCTATGCCGACCGGCTGCGCTGGACGCCGGACGAGATCGAAGGTGCGGAGCCTCGCAGCGCGGTGTGGATGCGCGCGGTCGGTCCGCTGGGCGACGATCCGCTCGTGCACACCTGCGCGCTGACGTACGCCAGCGATATGACGCTGCTGGACGCCGTCCGCATCCCGGTCGAGCCGCTCTGGGGGCCGCGCGGGTTCGACATGGCCTCGCTCGATCATGCGATGTGGTTCCACCGTCCGTTCCGCGCGGACGAGTGGTTCCTCTACGACCAGGAGTCGCCGATCGCCACCGGAGGCCGCGGCCTGGCCCGGGGGCGGATCTACGACCGGGAGGGCAGGCTGCTGGTCTCGGTCGTCCAGGAAGGGCTGTTCAGGAAGCTCGGCGACTGA
- a CDS encoding DUF6397 family protein gives MTVVCDGQQTFTAGRAARELELRTGEFELATQLGEVRTVAAGAGADDRPGGAGSLGRRRVPAEEIARLQAEPDFPDALRERVRTVSTTEAAALMGIGPGRAVRLTRAGCLGPVRFYVNRFGAVVWLYLAAEVADFAEREPDLMRGNTPAAMRVMLDSGQDWRARQWRSRRVTQLMGQTDDPWETAAVIAAVLPPEELASVAENPLERSLLRRLRPTMASVITATPAARESFERVLTAEDFDEVLWYRVHLSRCLERARREEPGRVRTPAAASCAARPVQSPSFLNSPSWTTETSSLPSRS, from the coding sequence ATGACAGTGGTGTGCGACGGACAACAGACGTTCACGGCCGGGCGAGCCGCCCGTGAACTGGAGCTGAGGACCGGCGAGTTCGAGCTCGCCACCCAGCTCGGAGAAGTACGGACAGTCGCGGCCGGGGCCGGGGCCGACGACCGTCCGGGAGGGGCCGGATCGCTCGGCCGGCGCCGGGTTCCGGCGGAGGAGATCGCCCGGCTCCAGGCCGAGCCGGACTTCCCGGACGCGCTGCGCGAACGGGTCCGCACGGTCAGCACGACCGAGGCCGCGGCGCTCATGGGCATCGGGCCCGGCCGGGCGGTGCGACTGACCCGGGCCGGCTGCCTCGGCCCCGTCCGGTTCTATGTGAACCGTTTCGGCGCGGTGGTCTGGCTCTATCTCGCGGCCGAGGTCGCCGACTTCGCGGAGCGCGAACCCGACCTGATGCGGGGCAACACCCCCGCGGCGATGCGGGTGATGCTCGACAGCGGTCAGGACTGGCGGGCGCGCCAGTGGCGCAGCAGGCGGGTCACCCAGCTCATGGGGCAGACCGACGACCCCTGGGAAACGGCAGCGGTGATCGCCGCCGTACTGCCGCCGGAAGAGCTCGCCTCGGTCGCCGAGAACCCGCTGGAGCGGTCCCTGCTGCGCCGCCTCCGGCCCACCATGGCCTCCGTGATCACGGCGACCCCGGCCGCCCGCGAATCCTTCGAGCGCGTCCTGACGGCGGAGGACTTCGACGAAGTGCTCTGGTACCGCGTCCACCTCTCCCGGTGCCTGGAGCGGGCCCGCAGGGAGGAGCCGGGACGGGTGCGGACCCCGGCCGCCGCGTCCTGCGCCGCCCGCCCGGTTCAGTCGCCGAGCTTCCTGAACAGCCCTTCCTGGACGACCGAGACCAGCAGCCTGCCCTCCCGGTCGTAG
- a CDS encoding roadblock/LC7 domain-containing protein, translated as MALSSGLDWLLDDLTKRVQKVRHALVLSNDGLVTGASEALAREDAEHLAAVASGLHSLAKGSGLHFGIGRVRQTMVEFDDGVLFVTAAGDGSCLCVLAGADADMGQIAYEMTLLVNRVGEHLGVAARQPESYPQA; from the coding sequence ATGGCATTGAGCAGCGGACTCGACTGGCTGCTGGACGATCTGACCAAGCGGGTGCAGAAGGTGCGGCACGCGTTGGTGCTCTCCAACGACGGGCTGGTGACCGGGGCGAGCGAGGCTCTGGCGCGGGAGGACGCCGAGCATCTCGCGGCCGTCGCCTCGGGGCTGCACAGCCTCGCGAAGGGATCGGGGCTCCACTTCGGGATCGGCCGGGTGCGCCAGACCATGGTCGAGTTCGACGACGGCGTGTTGTTCGTGACGGCGGCGGGGGACGGCAGCTGTCTGTGCGTGCTCGCCGGCGCCGACGCCGACATGGGCCAGATCGCCTACGAGATGACGCTGTTGGTCAACCGCGTCGGGGAGCATCTGGGCGTCGCGGCCCGCCAGCCCGAGAGTTATCCACAGGCCTGA
- a CDS encoding PPOX class F420-dependent oxidoreductase, translating into MAHKMTKDEWHRFLSEGTRTGKLATVRADGSPHIAPVWFLLDGDDLVFNTGADTVKGRNLARDGRVALSVDDEQPPFAFVSVQGTAQIGDDLAEVRHWATRIAARYMGEDRAEEYGARNGVPGEVVVRIRVDKVVAFTGVAS; encoded by the coding sequence ATGGCACACAAGATGACGAAGGACGAGTGGCACAGGTTCCTTTCCGAGGGCACGCGTACCGGCAAGCTGGCGACCGTACGGGCCGACGGCAGCCCGCACATCGCCCCGGTGTGGTTCCTCCTGGACGGCGACGACCTGGTGTTCAACACCGGGGCCGACACGGTCAAGGGCCGCAACCTCGCCCGCGACGGCCGGGTGGCGCTGAGCGTCGACGACGAACAGCCGCCGTTCGCTTTCGTGTCCGTGCAGGGAACGGCGCAGATCGGCGACGACCTGGCGGAGGTGCGGCACTGGGCGACCCGGATCGCGGCCCGCTACATGGGCGAGGACCGCGCGGAGGAGTACGGCGCCCGCAACGGCGTGCCGGGCGAGGTGGTCGTCCGGATCAGGGTCGACAAGGTGGTCGCCTTCACCGGCGTCGCGAGCTGA
- a CDS encoding GTP-binding protein produces MNAAHGAPEGAAPDPDAELALKILVAGGFGVGKTTLVESVSEIHPLRTEERLSEAGETVDDTGGVDSKGTTTVAMDFGRITIRQGLSLYLFGTPGQDRFWFLWDDLSEGALGAVVLADTRRLEDSFPAVDYFERRAIPFLVAVNCFAEARSYGADEVARALDLDRGTPVVLCDARDRDSGKEVLVRLVEHAGRRHSARVPDLVG; encoded by the coding sequence ATGAACGCCGCACATGGGGCCCCGGAGGGCGCGGCCCCGGACCCCGACGCCGAACTGGCCCTGAAGATCTTAGTCGCGGGCGGCTTCGGCGTGGGCAAGACGACCCTGGTGGAGTCGGTCAGCGAGATCCACCCGCTGCGCACGGAGGAGCGGCTCAGCGAGGCGGGCGAGACGGTGGACGACACCGGGGGAGTGGACAGCAAGGGCACCACCACGGTGGCGATGGACTTCGGCCGCATCACCATCAGGCAGGGACTGTCCCTCTACCTCTTCGGCACCCCCGGGCAGGACCGTTTCTGGTTCCTGTGGGACGACCTCTCGGAGGGGGCGCTGGGCGCCGTGGTGCTGGCCGATACCCGGCGGCTGGAGGACTCCTTTCCGGCCGTCGACTACTTCGAGCGCCGCGCGATCCCGTTCCTGGTGGCCGTCAACTGCTTTGCGGAGGCGCGGTCCTACGGGGCCGACGAGGTGGCCCGGGCACTGGACCTGGACCGCGGCACCCCGGTCGTGCTCTGCGATGCGCGCGACCGCGATTCCGGCAAGGAAGTGCTGGTCCGGCTCGTCGAGCACGCGGGGCGGCGGCACTCGGCCCGGGTGCCGGACCTGGTGGGGTGA
- a CDS encoding class I SAM-dependent methyltransferase translates to MTGHRDDHHADRPADHRADRPHEVRAFFAPRAAGWDAKFPDDGPAYAAGVAELGLQEGDRVLDAGCGTGRALPALRDAVGPRGTVLGADLTPEMLAEAVRAGRDRCAALLLADVTRLPLLDGALDAVFAAGLVSHLPDSAGGLTELARTVRPGGRLALFHPIGRAALAARKGRPITPDDLRAEPNLRPLLAECGWELVRYEDCDARYLAVAVRRG, encoded by the coding sequence ATGACCGGCCACCGCGACGACCACCACGCCGACCGCCCCGCGGATCACCGTGCGGACCGTCCGCACGAGGTCCGGGCATTCTTCGCGCCGCGCGCCGCCGGCTGGGACGCGAAGTTCCCCGACGACGGTCCCGCGTACGCGGCGGGCGTCGCCGAACTGGGCCTCCAGGAGGGCGACCGGGTGCTGGACGCCGGATGCGGCACGGGGCGCGCGCTGCCGGCGCTCAGGGACGCCGTGGGGCCGCGCGGGACGGTGCTGGGCGCCGATCTCACGCCCGAGATGCTGGCGGAGGCCGTACGGGCCGGACGCGACCGCTGTGCGGCGTTGCTGCTCGCCGACGTGACCCGGCTGCCGCTCCTCGACGGCGCGCTGGACGCGGTCTTCGCCGCCGGGCTCGTCTCCCACCTGCCGGACTCGGCGGGCGGCCTCACCGAACTCGCCAGGACCGTCCGCCCCGGTGGCCGGCTGGCCCTCTTCCATCCCATCGGTCGGGCCGCGCTCGCCGCCCGCAAGGGCCGTCCGATCACCCCGGACGATCTGCGGGCGGAGCCGAATCTGCGGCCCCTTCTGGCGGAGTGCGGATGGGAGCTGGTGCGGTACGAGGACTGTGACGCGCGGTACCTGGCGGTGGCGGTGCGGCGGGGGTAG